Proteins found in one Synergistetes bacterium HGW-Synergistetes-1 genomic segment:
- a CDS encoding dipeptidase PepV, with product MENLMHKIIDDDFEDLLKDLQSSLMIRSVYDESLVSVEHPFGPEISEALEGFLKCAEKLGFMTANISNYAGYAEMGSGEKLVGILAHLDVVPEGETAAWSVPPYSGKVVEGRLYGRGSLDDKGPAFSVLYAMKALRDSGFKLECRIRLIVGLDEESGGRCIARYLETEEIPGSSFSPDANFPLINAEKGIFHCWMEKKFSNTGKGSAPRILSIKGGERYNVVPDSAEAVFDGLFEENIIRKLRSAEGVIIGGTDGKTIIRAKGVSAHAMSPELGTNAVELLLKALSSFDWEPRELSDFVRQAAESFKDTDGAGLGLARKDEVSGSLTFNTAMIKLDNGVCRLSFDLRYPVTLSGAELAEDFKKSAEKLGAKFFVDRDKKPLFVDPSSPLIKKLLEAYKKVTGSTAEPLSIGGGTYCRYLPNSVSFGPVFPGEPDVIHQPDEHVTLENLRKITHIYAEAIMLLAV from the coding sequence ATGGAAAATTTGATGCATAAGATCATTGATGACGATTTTGAAGACTTGCTGAAGGACTTGCAGTCATCCCTTATGATCCGAAGTGTTTATGACGAATCGCTCGTCTCCGTGGAGCACCCGTTTGGCCCGGAAATATCAGAAGCCCTTGAAGGCTTCCTAAAGTGCGCTGAAAAACTTGGTTTCATGACCGCCAATATTTCAAATTATGCCGGGTACGCTGAAATGGGCAGCGGAGAAAAACTAGTGGGGATACTTGCCCACCTTGATGTAGTCCCGGAGGGAGAGACCGCGGCATGGAGCGTTCCCCCCTACAGCGGCAAAGTGGTTGAAGGAAGGCTCTACGGCAGAGGGTCTCTTGATGACAAGGGACCGGCATTTTCGGTGCTTTATGCAATGAAGGCACTGCGTGACTCCGGTTTCAAACTTGAGTGCCGGATCAGGCTGATAGTAGGACTGGACGAGGAAAGCGGCGGAAGATGTATTGCCAGATACCTCGAAACGGAAGAAATTCCCGGTTCAAGCTTTTCTCCTGATGCCAACTTCCCGTTGATCAACGCTGAAAAGGGAATATTTCACTGCTGGATGGAAAAAAAGTTCTCAAATACGGGAAAAGGCTCTGCCCCGCGCATTCTTTCCATCAAAGGAGGAGAAAGATATAATGTTGTACCGGACTCTGCCGAGGCGGTTTTTGACGGCCTCTTTGAAGAAAATATCATAAGGAAACTGAGGTCTGCGGAGGGCGTCATTATCGGAGGCACAGATGGAAAAACCATAATAAGGGCAAAAGGAGTATCGGCTCATGCAATGTCGCCGGAGCTGGGAACAAATGCAGTTGAATTGCTTCTTAAAGCACTTTCATCCTTTGACTGGGAGCCTCGTGAATTATCAGATTTCGTGCGTCAGGCAGCTGAAAGCTTTAAGGACACTGACGGCGCAGGACTCGGACTTGCAAGAAAGGACGAGGTCTCAGGATCACTTACCTTCAACACTGCCATGATAAAGCTGGATAACGGGGTGTGCAGACTAAGTTTTGACCTCCGTTACCCTGTGACGCTGTCAGGGGCAGAGCTTGCAGAAGATTTTAAAAAATCAGCGGAGAAGCTTGGCGCGAAGTTTTTTGTCGACAGGGACAAGAAGCCGCTATTTGTCGATCCTTCAAGCCCACTGATAAAAAAACTTCTCGAGGCTTATAAGAAAGTCACCGGATCAACAGCAGAACCATTAAGTATCGGCGGGGGGACGTACTGCAGGTATCTTCCGAACTCAGTATCTTTTGGTCCCGTATTTCCCGGTGAACCTGATGTTATCCACCAGCCTGACGAACACGTAACCCTTGAAAATCTTCGAAAGATAACTCACATATACGCTGAAGCGATCATGCTTCTTGCAGTTTAG
- a CDS encoding dipeptide epimerase yields MKITGIKTGVLRTPLKVPFKTAVRTVDEMTDVIVRIDTDCGISGWGSAPPTGKVTGDTVGSIRGAIDEMIRPVMTGIDASDLEQCLDILDASLIRNTSAKASIDIALHDIWARSVKQPVWRLFGGSGKAVETDVTISVNSPEEMAEDSRRAFKDGFRIIKTKVGIDPEIDFLRLKAIRDAVGSGVKIRIDANQGWKPNEAVRILNRMQDAGFDLELVEQPVKAGDLDGLAHVTANSPVPVAADESCWSARDAMEILRRRAADMVNIKLMKCGGIRNARQIIALSQAMGAEVMIGCMLEGKVSCAAAVHLASAYSCITRVDLDGPVLCSTDPVKGGPIFDGGPRILLTEDPGFGVEEIPGLQWFN; encoded by the coding sequence ATGAAAATAACCGGTATAAAGACCGGAGTTCTCAGAACTCCGCTCAAAGTACCCTTTAAAACTGCGGTCAGGACAGTCGATGAAATGACCGATGTGATAGTAAGGATAGATACTGATTGCGGAATTTCCGGATGGGGTTCGGCACCCCCAACTGGAAAAGTGACAGGAGATACTGTCGGATCGATCAGGGGCGCAATAGATGAAATGATAAGACCTGTAATGACGGGAATCGACGCATCCGACCTGGAGCAGTGCCTTGACATCCTTGACGCTTCCCTGATAAGGAACACCAGTGCCAAAGCTTCGATCGACATCGCACTCCATGACATCTGGGCGAGGTCTGTGAAACAGCCTGTATGGAGGCTTTTCGGGGGAAGTGGAAAAGCAGTTGAAACAGATGTCACAATAAGCGTCAACAGCCCTGAAGAAATGGCTGAGGACTCCAGGAGAGCGTTTAAGGACGGTTTCAGGATCATAAAAACAAAAGTAGGAATTGACCCAGAGATCGATTTTCTGCGTCTGAAGGCGATACGCGATGCGGTTGGCAGCGGAGTAAAGATCAGGATCGATGCCAATCAGGGCTGGAAGCCAAATGAGGCAGTAAGGATCCTTAACCGGATGCAGGATGCCGGTTTTGACCTTGAGCTTGTTGAGCAGCCCGTAAAGGCCGGCGACCTGGATGGGCTTGCGCATGTAACAGCAAATTCTCCGGTGCCTGTCGCAGCTGACGAAAGCTGCTGGTCGGCGCGTGACGCAATGGAGATACTTAGGCGCCGTGCAGCGGATATGGTCAACATCAAGCTTATGAAGTGCGGAGGAATAAGGAACGCACGACAGATCATCGCACTCTCACAGGCTATGGGAGCAGAGGTAATGATAGGCTGTATGCTCGAAGGCAAGGTCTCCTGCGCCGCTGCTGTCCATCTGGCTTCTGCTTACAGCTGTATAACCAGGGTCGATCTGGACGGTCCGGTCTTATGCAGTACAGATCCGGTCAAGGGCGGTCCGATCTTTGACGGCGGTCCGAGGATCCTGCTGACCGAAGATCCGGGATTTGGAGTAGAGGAAATTCCCGGTCTGCAGTGGTTCAATTAG